CAACCATCCCAACGAGTGCATGAGCTCATGGTTTCTGGTGCCACAGGCTCTCTTGTGAATAAAGACGGCTTTTCTTCAAACCAATCGCCTGCTGCCGGGTGCCACACATTCCCGATGGTCCCTTTCGGCAGGGAAGAGAAGGTCCGATATACGAGACTGTGGCTTTCTCGGATGGAAGATCACGCCGAAAAAAGGATACGGAGACACCCCAGTGCCAACCATCAACCGGCCGCACATGCGATGGATCGCGTTGTTTGAAGCGCTTCCCGCAGATCTTTGGCAACCGCACATCCATCCAGTTCCGGAGGCAGGCTGGAGAGCATCCGAAAAGCGGCACCTCCCAGAATCACCCGGGGCCGAATGTCCGACACTTCTGTTTTCAACCGTCGGATCAACTCGATGACATGGGGAAGATGGAAAAACATGGTCACTGAAACCCCCAAAAGCCCGGCCTTATGATCAACGATGGCTTCCAAAACGCCGTCCTGAGGCACATTTGTCCCTAAAAACCGCACATTCCATCCATCCGATTCCAGCACATCCGCCACCATGTTGGCTCCGACCTGATGCAGCTCTCCCTGAACCCCCGTAATGACGGCCCTGCCTTTTGATTCGCTCTGAAAGTCCATTTCCGGATACAGCACGGAAAGCACATATTGGGTGATCGCAGTTGCCATATGTTCGTCTGCGACCGTGATGACATTGGCTTCCCAGAGCCTGCCGACCTCGTACATGGCTTCCTGAAACACATCGACATAGAGATCGAGGATAGGGATCCCTTCCTCTTTGGCATTCCGAACCACCTGAAGCGCCATCTTCCGGTTGCCGGCAAGAAGCGCATCCAGATAGGCTTTTCGGACCGAAAGAATGCGGGTGGTTGGATCTTCCCAAGAGGTCATCCCCGCGATCTCCCTCCTTCCATGGCCATCTTCCATGACGACTCCTCCTCGATGGATTGCCCCAACCGATTGATCGCCTGAGGGGAAGCCCCTCGGATGCTATTCGGCCAGCGCCCCTTCGTTTTCCTCGGTTTGTTCGACGACCACCCGATTCCTGCCTCCGGCCTTGGCCCGGTACAGGGCCTGGTCCGCCCGATCGAAGAGGGTATTCGGAGATTGGCCGGGTTTCAGGGTGGCGACACCGAAGCTGGCCGTTATCGGGTGCGGGATACCCTCGATGCGGATTGCAGAGACGCAGGCCCGAAGGCGTTCGGCGGCAGATTTTCCCTGTTCGAGTCCGATTCCGGGCATCAAGATCAAGAATTCTTCCCCTCCGTATCGGGAAACCAGATCGTAAGGCCTGGCCTGTCGGGAAAGGGCCCGGGCGAGTTCCTGGAGGACTTCGTCTCCCATGGCATGCCCATAGGTGTCGTTGATCGATTTGAAATGATCGATATCCATCATCACGACCGTCAGCGGCTGCCCGAGACGACTTGCCCGCTCGACCTCGAGATGAAAGGTCTCCTCCAGTTTCCTGCGGTTGGCCAGAAGCGTCAAGGGATCTTGAAAAGCCATCTCCGACATTTTCCGATAGGCCGCATCCCGTTCTTCCATCGCCTTGGCAAGCTCTTTTTTCTTCCGTGCAGCTTCACGGGAAAGGGTCGCCAGTTGGTTGTTGAGTTCGAGCAATTCTTGTTGCAGGATGTGACACCGATGCTCGGGCAACTCGCCGAGGATCATGTGTCGATCCTCCGGTAGACGGAGGAGCCAGCATTGCAGGGTTTGCGGCGCCAGATCGACATCCACGACATTGAGGAAAAAACCGCCGGGTTCCATGGGAACGTGCGAAGCGAGCCGTTTGTTGAGCATGTGGGCGTCCGGATCGGTCAAAAAGTCGGAAAAGGGATGCCCTTTCACGGCTTCGGCCCCCCGCTTGAGCAAATCGGCAAGACAGGCATTGATTTCCAGGATCCGTCCTTCTCGATCCAGCCGGCACACATGAACAGATCGGGATTCCGCCCAATACCGGTTCAAGCTTTCCAGGAAGGTCTTCGCCTCGTCGTTTTCAGCATCGGACGTCATGGGCGGCCTTTCCCCCGAAATCGGGCAGCTTTCCTTCGAGAAAAGAATCCGACAACGCGGCGAAGGCCGCCTGATTGACGATCATCCAATGATAGAACGGGTAGATTTCTTGAAAGCTTTCATCGGACAGATGGTTTCGGAGCACCTCGACCCAAGTATCGAGTTGGGCAGGCCAATAGGTCAACTGAAACCCGTGGGACCGATATGCCCGAAACACCCACAGAACGGTATCGACAAGGACTTCCGGGGTGTAGAACGCCAAGAGGGATTCCATGAATCGGGCATGGTTTCTGTGATTGTCTTCCATCATGGAAGGTTGCCGCCGACCATGTAATCGATATCGGCACGCCCCCTCATGAGACGATTGATGTCCAAGACCATGGTTTCCCGATGACGGGCATATTCCGATACGGCTTTTTGTGACGG
The Desulfatirhabdium butyrativorans DSM 18734 DNA segment above includes these coding regions:
- a CDS encoding cobalamin B12-binding domain-containing protein, translating into MTSWEDPTTRILSVRKAYLDALLAGNRKMALQVVRNAKEEGIPILDLYVDVFQEAMYEVGRLWEANVITVADEHMATAITQYVLSVLYPEMDFQSESKGRAVITGVQGELHQVGANMVADVLESDGWNVRFLGTNVPQDGVLEAIVDHKAGLLGVSVTMFFHLPHVIELIRRLKTEVSDIRPRVILGGAAFRMLSSLPPELDGCAVAKDLREALQTTRSIACAAG
- a CDS encoding sensor domain-containing diguanylate cyclase, which gives rise to MTSDAENDEAKTFLESLNRYWAESRSVHVCRLDREGRILEINACLADLLKRGAEAVKGHPFSDFLTDPDAHMLNKRLASHVPMEPGGFFLNVVDVDLAPQTLQCWLLRLPEDRHMILGELPEHRCHILQQELLELNNQLATLSREAARKKKELAKAMEERDAAYRKMSEMAFQDPLTLLANRRKLEETFHLEVERASRLGQPLTVVMMDIDHFKSINDTYGHAMGDEVLQELARALSRQARPYDLVSRYGGEEFLILMPGIGLEQGKSAAERLRACVSAIRIEGIPHPITASFGVATLKPGQSPNTLFDRADQALYRAKAGGRNRVVVEQTEENEGALAE